In Dendropsophus ebraccatus isolate aDenEbr1 chromosome 14, aDenEbr1.pat, whole genome shotgun sequence, the following proteins share a genomic window:
- the TTI1 gene encoding TELO2-interacting protein 1 homolog isoform X2, with protein MAAETPPPSSAFEGLRPFCVRLTMEQTAQNVKNLRAQISSTDASALQDLVDYVLFPLRFSLKTPGPKKPGLVQAVVECISHVLSIARLKSPVTLQEMFSELCRCLPPDPQQQVPEELKLAVVVALQALLRSSGAEVLHVLYKPSMLPEMGFTITLLLRLAEHEKSREIRLEALNCLERLLMLELKQDTSLGDLFASFLPGVCTVLTRIICGDPKQGYRITAGAVKLWAGAVSSVMSDESLEQVPDKKPSYPGLPVRVAELMVHRCSTWVKKSSSHLQIHLEKITERCTADPHWRVRLALVGLAHLLHARCWNSLVEAMGNLLRILVSHMSDDRPEVKSRTREILLEVSKEGPASRTLGEVLSESLHSLAVTLPRLLRSQDDQGKLHTLSLLVGYLQLLGPRLTLTLHSPAHLQRLSTALIQTLELDLYSVKIVEERLPSSLVALKQRDIAHTGVQQKSFRFFRDPQILSYIQSACRLLGHYGDFYLLTDHFLGLYRAQILPAVIILNQLVLGAAGIDIEALNGGNQTLDASELMEAIRPLLEEYTDPTNWHLLTCQDSDEVVDGLALLRVRGPQKPAISDMTANAWRICLQLEGIACFAQALGSQFRPLLISTLYPLLEKVGDPSLMVSGAAVMVLGSVSQACGYKDVNQLIELNADYLASEVSVGLRRLRRHHGGAAHVLHAMLENCGPGLLPLLYELVQDLLPALDQSQNEGAKILFPVLNSLVTRLGKWFPLPDVTAQPANNASTQQQLVDGSLAQGTIQEDGSLAQEMIQENESLAQEMIQKDGSLAPEMIQKDGSLAREMTQKNGSLAREMIQKDGDLAQEIIQFLQRHIEQLRIAKGDIEEDEAADVLPPPEDDSDDEKPPLPIHVQIAKEVAERCTHFLLHGDTMLRIQFHLEEEADTCGPCQMP; from the exons ATGGCGGCCGAGACCCCTCCACCCAGCAGCGCTTTTGAAGGACTGCGGCCGTTCTGCGTTCGGCTGACAATGGAGCAGACCGCGCAAAATGTGAAAAACCTGAGAGCGCAGATTTCCTCGACAGACGCCTCCGCTCTTCAGGATCTTGTGGACTATGTTCTTTTCCCTCTGCGTTTCTCCCTGAAGACCCCCGGCCCAAAGAAACCCGGACTGGTGCAGGCAGTGGTGGAGTGTATTAGCCACGTTCTGTCCATCGCTCGATTAAAGAGTCCGGTCACCCTACAGGAGATGTTCAGCGAGTTATGTCGATGTCTTCCTCCGGACCCTCAGCAGCAGGTGCCGGAAGAGCTGAAACTTGCAGTGGTGGTGGCACTACAGGCTCTTCTCCGATCCTCCGGTGCGGAGGTGCTACACGTGCTATATAAGCCCTCCATGCTTCCGGAGATGGGCTTCACCATTACTCTGCTGCTGAGGCTCGCAGAACATGAGAAGTCACGGGAGATCCGCCTGGAAGCTTTGAACTGTTTGGAGAGATTGCTGATGCTGGAGCTGAAGCAGGACACCTCTCTGGGCGATCTGTTTGCTTCCTTCCTTCCTGGGGTGTGTACGGTATTAACAAGGATAATCTGTGGGGACCCAAAGCAAGGCTACCGGATAACAGCAGGAGCGGTCAAGCTGTGGGCCGGGGCAGTCAGCTCGGTAATGTCTGATGAAAGCCTGGAACAAGTGCCCGACAAGAAGCCCTCATACCCAGGACTGCCCGTACGCGTGGCAGAGCTTATGGTGCACAGATGCAGCACTTGGGTGAAAAAGTCTTCCAGCCATTTACAGATACATCTAGAAAAGATCACAGAACGTTGCACGGCCGACCCTCACTGGAGAGTGCGACTGGCTCTGGTGGGCTTGGCTCATCTCTTGCATGCCCGTTGCTGGAATTCCTTAGTAGAGGCAATGGGCAATCTCTTGCGGATACTGGTTAGTCATATGAGTGATGATAGACCTGAGGTTAAGTCAAGGACTCGTGAGATTCTACTGGAGGTTTCCAAGGAAGGACCAGCATCCAGGACCCTGGGAGAGGTGCTGTCAGAGAGCCTCCATTCTCTAGCTGTAACTCTTCCCAGACTGCTGAGGTCTCAGGATGACCAAGGCAAGCTTCACACGTTATCACTTCTTGTAGGATATCTGCAGCTTCTTGGCCCCAGGCTTACACTAACATTGCACTCCCCCGCTCACCTTCAGCGTCTATCTACTGCCCTCATACAGACGCTAGAGCTAGACTTATACTCTGTTAAGATAGTGGAAGAAAGACTTCCTTCCTCGCTTGTGGCCCTCAAGCAGCGAGACATAGCCCATACTGGGGTCCAACAGAAGTCATTCCGCTTCTTCAGGGACCCACAGATCCTTTCCTATATTCAGAGTGCCTGTAGGCTCTTGGGTCATTATGGAGATTTCTATTTATTAACAGATCACTTTTTGGGTCTGTATCGAGCACAAATTCTGCCAGCGGTGATCATCCTGAACCAGTTAGTATTAGGGGCAGCAGGGATTGATATTGAAGCACTCAATGGAGGTAACCAGACCCTGGATGCCAGTGAACTCATGGAAGCTATACGGCCATTGTTGGAAGAATACACCGACCCTACCAACTGGCATCTTCTTACTTGCCAGGACAGTGATGAAGTAGTAGATGGGTTGGCATTGCTTCGCGTTAGGGGTCCACAAAAACCAGCCATTAGTGACATGACTGCTAATGCTTGGAGGATTTGTCTGCAGTTAGAGGGCATTGCCTGCTTTGCCCAGGCCCTTGGCTCCCAATTCCGCCCACTTCTTATATCCACCCTATACCCGCTACTTGAGAAAGTTGGAGATCCTTCGTTGATGGTCAGCGGGGCAGCTGTAATGGTGTTGGGCAGTGTCAGCCAGGCATGTGGATACAAGGATGTCAACCAGTTGATTGAACTCAATGCAGATTATTTAGCAAGTGAAGTCTCTGTTGGTCTCCGAAGGCTTCGGCGCCACCACGGGGGTGCTGCTCATGTATTACATGCCATGTTGGAGAATTGTGGGCCTGGTCTCTTGCCGCTGTTGTATGAACTTGTCCAGGATCTGCTTCCAGCATTGGACCAGTCGCAGAATGAAGGAGCCAAGATCCTCTTCCCTGTGCTCAATTCTCTCGTCACAAGATTAG GTAAATGGTTTCCTTTACCAGACGTTACTGCCCAACCAGCAAACAATGCATCCACTCAGCAACAGCTGGTTGATGGGAGCCTAGCCCAGGGGACGATACAGGAGGATGGGAGCCTAGCCCAAGAAATGATACAGGAGAATGAGAGCCTAGCCCAAGAGATGATACAGAAGGATGGGAGCCTAGCCCCAGAGATGATACAGAAGGATGGGAGCCTAGCCCGGGAGATGACACAGAAGAATGGGAGCCTAGCCCGAGAGATGATACAGAAGGATGGGGACCTAGCCCAGGAGATAATACAGTTTCTTCAGAGACATATAGAACAACTACGTATAGCGAAAGGAGACATTGAAGAAGACGAGGCTGCAG